The DNA window ACCGTGAGCATTGTCCAGATGTGCATCGCCCTGGCCACGGCCGCCAAAAGTATTCAGGAGCTTGCCATTGCGGTCATAATGTATAATATACTGCGCGCCATAACCATCTGCAATATAGATATCGCCATTATCCGCGATGGTGGTTTCGGTAGGCACAAATTCCTCTTTCTTGGTGTAGTGTCCTGTTTCTGCCGGATAGTCGATTGTCATTATTATCTTGCCATCCATGGTAGTTTTATAGACCTGGTGTTTTTCCGTATCAGTGATAAACAGGTATTCGGTACCGTTTTCATTGGCGAGCGTAAGACCATGTGCTCCGGGAAACTCATGCCCCCAGTACTCCAACAGCTTACCGGATTTATTGTAAACGAGGATATTGTTTTTTGTTTCATTGGTGAGCAGGATAATACGGCCTTTTTTGTCCTGTACCATCTCATGGCAGTCCTTTACGGGATGCCGGCTGCTGTCGAGTGTGCCCCAGCGGGTATCGAGCGTGTAGCGCATATCCTGGTGGCCATACACTGGTCCTTTAGGATGTGCAAAGAGATCACGGGAAATATAAAAAGATGCGGCAACTAACGCAGACGATTGTATGAATTTTCTTCTCTTCATGAATAATGTTTTTATCAGGCCATGAGCCCTGGTATAACTTTTCCGGCGACGTCGGTGAGGCGGTAACGGCGGCCCTGGTGTTTGAATGTGAGTTTTTCGTGATCAAGTCCCATGAGATGTAATACGGTGGCGTGGAAATCGTGTACGTGCACAGGATCTTTCACGATATTGTACCCAAACTCGTCGGTTTCGCCATAAACGATCCCCGGCTTTACTCCGCCGCCGGCCATCCAGATGGAGAAGCAGCGTGGGTGGTGATCGCGGCCATAATTGTCTGCTGTCATTTTACCCTGGCAAAAGTTTGTTCTGCCAAATTCACCGCCCCATATCACAAGTGTTTCATCGAGCAGGCCACGTTGTTTGAGATCGGTGATTAGTGCAGCGGAGGCGCGGTCTACATCCTTTGCCTGGCCAGCCATTTCATTGGGCAGGTTGCCGTGCTGGTCCCATCCCTGGTGATAGAGCTGCACAAAACGCACACCACTTTCAGAGAGTTTTCTTGCGAGCAGGCAGTTGGCTGCAAAGGTGCCAGGAACAAGGCATTCAGGTCCATAAAGTTTAATGATGTCATCCGATTCCTTTGAGAGATCGGTCAGTTCGGGCACAGCTGTTTGCATACGGTAGGCCATCTCGTATTGCTGGATCTTGGTGCTGATTTCCGGATCGCCAAAGTCTTTGTACGACTGGTCATTCAAAGCAGCCAGCTGGTCGAGCATCTGGCGGCGGTTGGCCATATCAATACCTTCGGGATTGTTGAGATACAGCACCGGGTTATCGCCGCTGCTGAACTGCACTCCCTGGTGGATACTGTCGAGGAAACCGTTGGACCACAGTTTGGAATACACTCCCTGACCGTTGCCTTTGCCGCGTGACAGTAAAACGCAGAAGGCGGGCAGGTTCTTATTTTCGCTGCCGAGGCCATAGCTCATCCAGGAGCCAAAGCTGGCGCGGTTTCCCTGCTGTGCACCCGTCTGGAAAAAGGTGAGCGCCGGATCGTGGTTGATCGCTTCGGTAAACATCGACCGCACGATACAGATATCATCTACAATCTGTGCAGTATGCGGAAAGAGATCACTCACCCATGCCCTGGCTTCTCCATATTGTTTGAAGTCAAAATGGGAACCTACCAGCGGGAACGACGACTGCCCGGAGGTCATACCGGTGAGCCTTTGTCCCATACGTATGGATGGGGGAAGCTCCTGGCCCATCATGTCGCGCAGTTTGGGTTTGTAGTCGAAGCTCTCCAGTTGTGAGGGTGCGCCGTTCTGGAACAGGTAGATGATCCTTTTGGCCTTGGGTGCGAAGTGTGGCATACCGGGGATGAAGGGCGTTTCATTAGTACTGCTCTTCCCGAACAGATCGGGTATCAACAAAGAACCAAGTGCTACGCTGCCGATACCTAAACTGAGCCGTGACAGGAACTTCCGGCGGTTCATATTCAGGTGATGCTCTATGAATTCGTTTTTCATCTTGTCATTTTTTTAAGAGAGAATGATGGTGAAGCGGGTATGATCATCGCCGGTTTATGTTTTGGACAGTGTTTCTTCCAGGTTATAAATGGTGGTGATCACCTGCATCATAGCAGCCCAGGAAGCCTGATCCAGGTTGGCTGCCATCGGGTATTCTCCATGGTGCAGCAGTTTAGCGGCATTGGCCGGTTGCTTTTTATAATACGATTGTTGTTGTTCATAGTATTTGAGCAGGGCGGCAGTTTCCTGTGCTTGCGGTGTGCGGCAAACGATCATGCGAAAGGCCTGTTGTATGTCCTGTTGTGTGTTGCCTCCTTGCTGCAGCAGGCGGGAAGCCAATACCCTTGAAGCTTCCAGCACGGTAGGATCATTGAGCATCATGAGGGCCTGCAGCGGTGTGTTGGTAGCGGAGCGTTTCACTTCACACTGATCGCGGTTGCTGGCATCGAATATCATCATAGAAGGTGGCGGCACCGTTCTTTTGATGAATGTGTAGAGCCCTCGGCGGTAAAGGCTTGGGCCATGATCCTGCCGGTAGGTGGAAAGCTGCCCCCGACCCGAGGTGGCCATTTCCCATAGTCCTTTGGGCTGGTAAGGTTTTACGCTGGGGCCTCCGATTTCATGTACGAGCAGCCCGCTGCTTTGTAACACGAGGTCACGCACTGTTTCCGCCGGGAGACGGAAGCGCGGCCCTCTCGAAAGGTATATGTTCTCCGGGTCAGCCTTCAGCTTCTCCCTGGTAATCACTGCTGATTGACGGTAGGTGGCCGACATCACCAGTTGTTTTACCAGTCTTTTGATGTTCCAGCCATGTTGTCCGAAATCCGCAGCCAGCCAGTCGAGCAGCGCGGGGTTGCTGGGGAGGTCGCCCTGCATACCAAAATCACCAGTGCTTTTTACAAGACCTCTGCCAAAGAATTCCTGCCATAGCTGGTTCACAAAAACGCGCGCGGTGAGTGGGTTCTTTGCGTCGAACAACCAGTTAGAGAGACCCAGCCTGTTGGCCGCGTAGCTGGTAGTACTGAAAGGCAATATGGCCTGTGGTGTACCAGGTGTTACTTCGATAGTGGGATTGTCGTAGTTGCCGCGGCCTAAGATAAATGTCTTTCTTGTTGTATCTCTTTCTCCCATTACAGATACGATCAGCCTGGCAGTGTCCTGTTTGTTGAGGAAGTGCAGTACGCCTTTGAGATCTTCTTTGGTGATCTCCATGAAAGGCTTTTTGGCATATGTTTCAGGGCCACCTACGGTTGATTCCAGTCCTACTTCCTTTACGTTGTTGAAGAAGGCAAAGAGCTGGTAGTATTCTTTCTGTGAGAAGGGATCGTATTTATGGTCATGGCAGTGGGCGCACTCTATGGTGATGCCCAGCAGGCTTTTGCCAAAGGTGTTGGTGCGGTCGGTCACATATTCGATGCGGTACTCTTCATCTATTACGCCGCCTTCTTCCGTGATTTTATGATTGCGGTTGAAACCTGATGCCAGCAGTTGTTCGCGGGTGGCGTTGGGGATCATGTCACCGGCAAGTTGCCAGGTCACAAAATCCTTGTAGGAGAGATTGCTGTTGAAAGCATGTATTACCCAGTCGCGCCAGGGCCACATGCTGCGGTAGTTGTCGTCCTGATAACCGTGGGAGTCTGCATAGCGGGCAACATCCATCCAGTGAACGGCCATTTTCTCTCCATAGGCGCTGTCTTGCAGCAGTTCATCCACCATTCGCTCA is part of the Chitinophaga flava genome and encodes:
- a CDS encoding PSD1 and planctomycete cytochrome C domain-containing protein; the encoded protein is MFQRYVKAAACILTIFTACNHQDTQDQSSEKVPEIVDYNFHIRPILSDKCFACHGPDANKREAGLRLDIADSAYKALKDDPGAHALVPGNPMASAVYQRISTTDTSMRMPPPTSNMALSSFEVKLIEKWIKQGAKYKPHWAFVVPVLPALPKVTDPKWAHNEIDLFTLAKMTEKSLSPNPVADHERLLKRLSIDLTGLPPTLDRMERFAKDTSDKGYERMVDELLQDSAYGEKMAVHWMDVARYADSHGYQDDNYRSMWPWRDWVIHAFNSNLSYKDFVTWQLAGDMIPNATREQLLASGFNRNHKITEEGGVIDEEYRIEYVTDRTNTFGKSLLGITIECAHCHDHKYDPFSQKEYYQLFAFFNNVKEVGLESTVGGPETYAKKPFMEITKEDLKGVLHFLNKQDTARLIVSVMGERDTTRKTFILGRGNYDNPTIEVTPGTPQAILPFSTTSYAANRLGLSNWLFDAKNPLTARVFVNQLWQEFFGRGLVKSTGDFGMQGDLPSNPALLDWLAADFGQHGWNIKRLVKQLVMSATYRQSAVITREKLKADPENIYLSRGPRFRLPAETVRDLVLQSSGLLVHEIGGPSVKPYQPKGLWEMATSGRGQLSTYRQDHGPSLYRRGLYTFIKRTVPPPSMMIFDASNRDQCEVKRSATNTPLQALMMLNDPTVLEASRVLASRLLQQGGNTQQDIQQAFRMIVCRTPQAQETAALLKYYEQQQSYYKKQPANAAKLLHHGEYPMAANLDQASWAAMMQVITTIYNLEETLSKT
- a CDS encoding DUF1501 domain-containing protein; the protein is MKNEFIEHHLNMNRRKFLSRLSLGIGSVALGSLLIPDLFGKSSTNETPFIPGMPHFAPKAKRIIYLFQNGAPSQLESFDYKPKLRDMMGQELPPSIRMGQRLTGMTSGQSSFPLVGSHFDFKQYGEARAWVSDLFPHTAQIVDDICIVRSMFTEAINHDPALTFFQTGAQQGNRASFGSWMSYGLGSENKNLPAFCVLLSRGKGNGQGVYSKLWSNGFLDSIHQGVQFSSGDNPVLYLNNPEGIDMANRRQMLDQLAALNDQSYKDFGDPEISTKIQQYEMAYRMQTAVPELTDLSKESDDIIKLYGPECLVPGTFAANCLLARKLSESGVRFVQLYHQGWDQHGNLPNEMAGQAKDVDRASAALITDLKQRGLLDETLVIWGGEFGRTNFCQGKMTADNYGRDHHPRCFSIWMAGGGVKPGIVYGETDEFGYNIVKDPVHVHDFHATVLHLMGLDHEKLTFKHQGRRYRLTDVAGKVIPGLMA
- a CDS encoding NHL repeat-containing protein, coding for MKRRKFIQSSALVAASFYISRDLFAHPKGPVYGHQDMRYTLDTRWGTLDSSRHPVKDCHEMVQDKKGRIILLTNETKNNILVYNKSGKLLEYWGHEFPGAHGLTLANENGTEYLFITDTEKHQVYKTTMDGKIIMTIDYPAETGHYTKKEEFVPTETTIADNGDIYIADGYGAQYIIHYDRNGKLLNTFGGRGQGDAHLDNAHGICIDRRQGAPSLLVTDRTRNCFKRFSMSGQLQEVISLPGACVCRPVIKGDHLYAAVLRSPDMNVSGSGFVTILDKNNKVVSNIGGTAPVYNGSELQPMQQAEKLFVHPHDVCVDNDENIYVAQWAAGKVYPYKLRRV